The stretch of DNA TCTCAAAAGTCCGAGGTCTATTCGTCACCGGAACCGACACTGATGTGGGCAAGACCTATGTCTCCTGCAGGATCATTGAGGCCCTGCTGAGTTCGGGGCATAACGTGGGTGCTTACAAACCCGCCTGCTCTGGTGCGATGGTTTCCAGTCAGGGGTCTTCCTCATTGCCGGAATGGCATGATGTCCATGAGTTGTGGAGTGCCACCGGCCAGCGGTTTCCGAAATCGCAAGTTTGTCCACAATGTTATTTAGAGCCACTGGCACCTCCTTTAGCTGCTGCCCGGGAAGGTCGCACTGTGTCGGCTGAGCAACTGCGTTCTGGTGTCGATTGGTGGCTGGATCGAGTCGATCTGCTGCTTGTCGAAGGGGCGGGAGGAATCTTTGCCCCGATCTCTGAGCAGGATGTTGTCCTGGATCTGGCTGTCGATCTCGGCTTTCCCATGCTGATTGTCGCACGCCCGGGCCTAGGAACTATTAATCATACACTGCTGACAATTGCCGCCATCCGGCAGCGGGATTTACCAATTACTGGCGTCGTGATGACGTCGGCATTGCCCTTTGAACAGCAATCGGTCATGGAGAACATCAAGGAAATAACAGACCGCTCCGGAGTGCCAGTTCTCGCTGTGATAGAACCTGATCAACCCTGGCCCGCCACGATCGATCCCGCAGCCTACTTTTCTCGCTCTCCAAACCCGACTCATCAGGAACTTCAAGTTGGCAAGTGAAGATCAGTGGCGCAACAAAGCTGTCTGTCGCCACTGTATGCCGCATTTCATGGCCGATTGGCTTCGGCCCAGAATTGCGCTGGTGTACGCAGAGGAGTTTGTCCAAATTGAGTATCTAATTCCTTCAATGAGGGCATCTGGCGAATCACTTCCAGGCCTGATTGAATTTTTTCCGGCGTGAAAATCAACCGGTCAAGTTTCAGGCCGGCTAAAGGTGTCAGATCTTCGACTGCAGTCTCTCCGATATGCAGACGCCTCAGAGAAGTGCTCTTTGCGAGTGGTGAAAGATCCTTGACCGGTGTTTTATGCAGTGTCAGGCTCACCAGAGGCAGCTCTGCCAGAGGTGCAATCTCTGATACTTGTGTCTCATTGAGCCAGAGCATCTCCAATGGGGACTTGGCGAGTGGAGTGATGTCCTTTACCTGCGTTCCCAGCAGGTTCAATTCTTTCAAGGGGAGACCTTCGAGTGGTTTGATATCTGCCAGTGGAGCGTAAGTGACCCACAACGTGCTGATTGAAGAATTCGCCAGGGGAGAGAGATCTTTCACCTGACATTCCTCCAGATAAAGGGCCTTGAGAGGCAACTCTTTCAGTGGTGATAAATCCTGAATCAGGCTATTCCGAATCCCTAAAGCTTCGAGTTTTGTGGAAGCCAGCGGTGACAGATCCACCAGATCGGCATTCTCAAATTCGGCTCGTACAATTCTCCCGTTTTCTTCTTCGGCACGCATGTTCTCCAGGCGCAGAAACGGATTTCGAGCTTTGAGTTCCCGCTGAAACTTCTGCAAAGGATCTTCGGGTTGCTCGGGTGCCAAAGGGGCCATCGCCACATCCTCAGCAGGAGGATCGGGCATGGTCTCATGATCGGCTGTGGTTGTCGAACTGCCGCAACCGGGCTGGAGGATCACCAGGAGCTGCAAAGTTAAAGCGAGCCAGGCGAATCGAGCCGTTGTTAAAGTCCTTGAATTTGAAGTGATTTCCACCATGCCGATTCATTATCCCAGTTGTGGCCTTCATGTCGCACTTCGACAGAGAGCGGTCGTTTGTCTTGAGTATAAGGTGTGAGGTCGATGTTCAACTCGACCCACTGATCTTTGCCAGAGATGATCCGCTCTTCAATCGAGTGTCCTTGAACCAGAATCACGAGTTTGAAATCGCGATCATTTTCGGCTCGAACCTTGCCTGTCAATGTGACGGGGCGGTCTCCAGTTCGAGTGACGAAGGCGACCATGCGGAACGGACGATTGGCTTCCAGCGGATGTGACCGGATGACATCACTTTCGCCCTCGTATTGCTTCGCCCAATAAAGACCTCCTTGAGAATTCGTGGCGACAAACTGAGGAGCCACCAGTTTGAGCAGGCGGCTGTAGTCCTCGCCTTGAGTGACAATTTCCTGAATCCCTTCCGGGAGTTTGGGAGGCTCTTTGGAACCCTGGTGCTTTTGCCGGATGCGAGTGACATCGTCGGGAGTCCGGGCCAGAGTGATGGAATCGAAATAGGCGGCAGTTTCACCCGTCATTGCAAATCCGAATCCTGTCAGAGAGATACTGCCAAAATCACTAAAGAGATCTCGCGAGACCCATTGCCAGTTCCGAGGCAAAGACCAGTCGACTCGCAGTGGTGCTCCGGCAGATTGCTTGGCATCACCGGCATCGTAGGTGTAGCCGTGCCGCATGCCGCGATCTTCCAGCGGTTTTCCACCAGTTCGAGTGACAGCTGGCCGGCCGCGTAGACGATCTAACGCTGCTTCGGCGATTTCATTCCCCAGGCGACCTTCATGGGCAATCATCAGTCGGATGGTTTCGCGGGATTTTTTGTCGTCGTCGATTTTTCTCCAGGCGAAAGTAATGAAACGGAATTCACCCAGTTTGGGATGTTCGCGTATTGGAATTTCCTGATTGTAAATAGTTGGTCCACTGCGATCAGTGGGACGTATCTCCAGACTGACCTGTCCTGAATAGGGAAGATCGGGACTGATTCGGGCCGTTCCTTCTCCTGATGTCAACAGCGATGCGAACTCCGCTTGTTCGTCAAAGACGGGAAGAATTCCCGGTTGGTGAGGAGTCAGAGCGACTCCACGAAAGTCAAATTCAGCCGCCTTGTCGTCTGTGAACAGTACGACTTCACATGAGGCTGTCTGGCCTGCCAAGGCGGGTATCGGGAACATCACAGGCTGTGGATCAATGGCCCCTTCACGCTTGGGCAAAGTCGCCAGGCCAACCCCTTCTCCGTTCAAGCGAACTGCACAATAGATTTGGGCCTGTGTCTCAGCTTCTCGGGCTGCATGAATGACAATCCATCGATCGGTCGATTTGAGCTGAAGCCGCCGTGTGAGGAGCAGGGCCTCACCACCGAGCCGGGCCAGACTGCGAAAGCGAGGCTCTTTTGTATTCCAATTCTCGAGTTGATTTCGCACAGTCACGGGAGCTGTTACCCGACCATTTTGGTCCCATCCCGTCAGACTCCATCCCGACCAGCCGGAGATCAGCTGATAGGACGCTGCCGAAGTCATTTCACCAGCCGCCGTGGCATTCAGCCTCAGTTGGGGTTCCATCCAGTTCGTGAAGTCTCGCAGATCGAGAGGATCGGCTCCGGGTGAGGAAGAGTTGGCCTGCATGTCAGTTCCCAGAACTAATTGGCGGGGAACACCGGCTGATATGGGTATCGAGATCCAATCGGTCGAGATGGCAGACTCAGCGCCCGACTTTTCCCCACTTTCGAACAACGTGGATTTTACTTCACCAGCATGCACACGAATTGTCGCGCTGGCACAGCCTCGCTTCTGCGCTGCAGGGTCGAATCCCCACGAGGTGCGTATGCTCTCGACGAAATCGGGAATCTGAAAAGTGATCTGACTGGTGCCGAAGACTCCCCACCCGTACTGGCTGTGACTTTCACCTGCGGTCAGTCGAGTTCCATTGACACTGCTGTTCCAACTTGGTGGCCAGCTCTTGCCAAAGGCTGGTGAGTAGGCAATCTCTGTGGGGTAAAACCAGCTCAAAGGTGGTTCAGTAACGATCCATGTCTGCCAACTGACAATCTGCGGAAATCGAATCCATAAGGGATCCAGGGCCCATGCCGGTTGGATCAACTGATACCAGTCGGCTTGTCGATTGCGGTCGCCATAATGGCGTCCCTGTAAGCGTTGTGTCGATGTGGTCAACAGACTGCCATCCATCGTCTCCAGACGAATCCAGCGTCCTTTACCATTGGGCGTTAATGCGGCTGCTGTTTCAAAAAATCTCTGCCATTCGTCATCTAAAGGAAGATGAATTTCGGCCAGGTCTGACAGGGGAATTTCTTTGAGGCCGGTTGCCGCCAGCAGGTTAACTGTTGAGTTGCTCCAGCGGCATGTACGAAAGCTGATACGGCCACCATTTCTCAACCAGACTGTTCCGGGCTGGTAAGTCTCTCCCGCCATGGCCTCCCACACGATTCGCCGTACGTGATTGGCTTGAACGCGGATGGTCTGTTGGTGTCGAGCCTCAGGGGGATAGACTGGTGCCAGTGGACGCACCAGAAAATAGGCGGGAATCGTTTCGAAGGGATCTTCCAGCCCGTTCGACCAGCCCAGGACTTCGCCAGCCAGTCGATCACCTCCCGACAGTTCGACGCGAATGCCTCGACGAGCCGCGGGGGGAACTGGCGATCTCCATAAACTGACGACAGGATTCGAAGGTTCGAAGAGTCGTAGATCTCCCAGCCTGGGTTCAGCCGCTGGATCATTCCAGTCCCGGAGTTGAGCAGGTCGAGAGGTACTGCCATCGCTCCAGCGAGCCGTAAATTCGACTTCTGCCGCCCACAACGAGGCTGCATGACTCCAGATCAGAATGCATAAAGTCAGCGGGAAAAGTCGTAGATCGAAACTCATGCGTCGTTAGCTCAGCGTATCGAAGCGGGCGTTTTCTGTTGAATGATCGATGAGATGGTATCGTCAATCATTCGGATGGCCATCGAGGGATGTAAGTCTGATGAAATCGTCGATTTCACCGTCCTTGATCGTCCTCAGTAATGGCCAGCAGTGCCAGTAAGAAATCGATGGTTCGTAGAAATCGAAGAAGTTCTGTGGCACACTGGGCATTCAGAAGAATCATTGACCTGTAGCTTTTGGCCTGGCTCGGCATCGTGGATGCTCTATGGACAGCACGCATTGAAAGCGTTGTGAGGTTCACAATATCCGCCGGGATCAACTCAAATCTTAACGATAGAGTTGAGAGCGCCAGGAAACAGACGCAGCCGACTCCGATCGCGAGCGTGGCGTGCTGTCACTCGCCAGAAGGGAAACTTCCTCGATTGAACGGGGTGGCAAGTGAGCAAGTCGTGGGCGGAACATGACGATCAGCATCACGGGCAGATACCACAGGATGTAAACCCCTCCCTCATGGGGATACCAGAATTGCGTGGCGACAATAATCGCAGCCGAGTGGGCCATCAGATGTTCGAGATTTTTGCGTAATGGCCAGAATGTGACCACCGTCAGCATGATCATGAATGCCGCGAAGACAGGGATACGATAGGCCTGGTCATACTGACTCCAGAATCCTTTGCCAGTTCCTGAATCAAATTTCAGGACAGACCAGTCAATTGAACCGACAATCTGCCGGGTGAGAGAATGCGAATCGGCCGCAGTCATCATCAGGCAGAGCAGCATTACGCAGGCCACCGCACCCAAGGCAATCGAGAACCTCCCGGCTCCGCGCTTCCAGTAAAAGGCAATCCAGACCGGCAGCAGAAAGATCGCAAAGAAGAGTGAACCACAGGCCAGCCCCAGGAGAACTCCCGCAACACTGGGAGTTTTGTAGCTGGCAAAGGCCCAGACTATGAGAGCTGCCGGGAGCAGATGAGTGACTTTATTGACGTCGAAAGCGGTAACAGGCAGAAGCAGATAGAGCGTGGCCATGGCCAAGCCGAGGCGGGTATCGGAGAAATGCCAGCGACCGACAGCGATGAGTCCCAGGCATGTCGCCAGATGTGCCAGAATTGCCAGGACTCGAGTGGTCCAGATCGTGACGCCACCTGTCATCTGCACAATCGGAGTGGCGAGCAGCATGCTGGCCGGCCCGGATTCGACAGGTTTGTCCTCACGATCCTGCTCGGCAAGCTCGGTCTTTGCTGCCTGGGCCTGACTAGCGGACTCCGATAAGTTCTCTGGCAGTGTGCGAGTGCCTGGCTTGATATTGGAAGTCGAAATCTGATGGGAAGAATGGCCAGGAGATAAATCTTTATTTAATGAAGCGAGGCTGGTGGAGCCTGCTGCGCCCGTGCCATCCTGCCGCTTTAACAGGCCATCCGCGCGATGGGCAGTTTCAATCACCGCTGCGTGGGGCTCTAACGTCATCACCTTGGTGGCTTGAAAGGCAAGTGCCGAAACACACAGGAATGCCATGCCGGAGACATTCAGATTCTGTTCAAGACGCGGACGGCGCGTAAAGAATCCATCCGCTAAGAGCCTAACTAACAGAATTCCCGTCACCAGAAAGAGCCAGGCGTAACCAAAGGCGACCGTCGCTTCGGAATATCTCGCCAGAAGCAGGCCAGGTGCCAACAAAAGCAGCAGTGTGAGATCAAAATTTCTCAACGACCAGATGCGGTCGAATTTGAAGAAGACAGCAATGATCAACAGCAGCGACAGGTAAAACCATGTCGGCTCATTGACATCATAGCCACGGAGAATCGCTTCCATCCCAGCTCTCCTCGAAGGCAATTGTGCCCGCGTGTGAGATAAGGGTTGCCTTCGCAGAATTCAGCACATTCCTTCCCTGTATCGATCACCGCTAGAAACCGCTCTGCTGTACCACTTGATCAGCGACACTTACAGACTCGTTTTCTTCGCGATATCGAGACAGGACTACTGAAATCAGCAAAGGCGACAGCCGTCATTGGCTGTATTCCGAACCCACTCGAAATGAATGAGGGTCAAGCTCCCCAGCCAACCACATTCCCATCGAACCCCTAGTAGAATACGGTTCTGTGAAGGAACCGCAACACCAGACTGACGGAAATGCGGAGCTATTTTCATGCCAAATCGCTCATAATGTGTAGAATTGACAATCCTTGGGGTTGATAGACATCGAATTCACAGGTGAGCTGAGTACTTCCTGATCTGGGCGCAGTGTAAGCTGGCCACTCGAATTGATTGAGCGAAGTCGGCCCGAGGATTCACCGCATGCTGCCACCAGCCCACCGCATGGTGTTGAAATTTCCCCAGAGGTGGATTGAAGTCCTTGCTCAAATTGGGAATTGGGAAAAGTCCAGCCACGGCTATCTCGTGCCACCTGCTGTCTGGCTGGCGGTCCATCCCGCGACAGCCTTAGACTGTTCAGCGATATCTGTGGCGGAGTTCCCAATAGGGAGTTCTACGAACTGGTCACAAGGAACAGTTCTTTTGCAATCGTGGATGGCAGCTTGGATCAAGGCGAATAGCCATCAACTTGCAGGCCAGCCAGAGATTACGCAGCCCATGGTGGAAGTTCAGGGAGTCGAATGTGATGACTGGGCGTTGTCGGCAATCTGTCCGGCGGAATACTGGCCTGCGTTAACACATGAAATGCAGCAGAAAGAACATCCTCTCCGAGTTCAAGAACGAACTGCCTTAACGCAATCGATTCGAGATTTCCTCAGGATTGCGGTGCCGCCCGAATCCCCTCAAGTTCAGAGGGTGGCTCTGTGTGCCGGGTGGCTGGAAATCCTGGGATTGAGTGAAGAAAGTCACCAGGAAAGCCAGAGTATCGAAGGCCTGGGGAAACCTCCTCATGGCGACTACTGGCATGCGATTCATCACCGCCGGGAACGCGACCCAGGCAACGCCAGTTACTGGTTCCGCCGCATTTCGAGGCACCCGCTCCTGCAGGAACTTGAACGGTTACTTTCCGTGGCCAATGCAGCATTTCCCGGAAAGAGTTCCCATACGCCAGCCAGTTCCTGGATTCAGGCGACGCTCTTGCACCGCTGGGAAGAGTTTGCCGAGGACAATTTGCCAGAACAGCGCTATGGCCGGTTGCTTCAATGGCTGGAAATTTCCGCTCTGATAGCAGCCAATGCGACCTCAACGCAGGTTCTGTGACGAACGGCCTTTTCCTGAGACCTCTTCTCCAGTGAGAAGTTTTCGAGGCTCAAGAAATCAGAGGGTCAGCGAAGCTTCGGGGGCAAGTCGTTCGAAAACGAAACAGCTCCCGAACTATTGTTTTCCAGTCCGGGAGCTGTCATCTCTGGTTTGCGACGGAGCTTGTCGAGCCCATTGTGTTCGTATTTTCAGACGATTCAGAGAGTGCTTGAGGGCGAACGACTATTCATCGTCGTCCTCTTCCTCCTCTTCGTCTTCCTCTTCGTCTTCTTCCAGTTCGAGTTCTTCTTCGTCTTCGAGTTCCAGTTCCTCCAGAGCAGCGGCCTGTTCCGGGTCCTCTGAAATCGCCAATGCGCCAGAAGCCACTGGAGCACCATCGCCAATCAGTTCCTTCACTGGCTGGATGAAATAGAGCTTCTTGGATTTCTGGCGAAGTGCTTCCAGACGTTCTTCAGCCTCAGCGTACTGATCGTAAGGGAAGCGGGCTTCTTCCTTCATGCTGCCATTAAAGACCACCCACAATAATCGCTTGCGGGCCTGGACTTTTTCCTTGACCTTCCGCACCCGAGGAGTTGCGGCTGCCTTTTTGGTCGCTCGCTTCTTGGGTGCTGCGGTTTCGTCTACCCCTCGTGCTTCGGCGGCTTCCGCCATCCGACGCTGATCCAAACGACGCCCGGCCATTGAGTATCACTCCCGAGTTCTCAAAACGATGAAGCCGCACGAATCACTCGACGAGTCATCGTACAGCCAAGAATCACAGATCGTAATGACTTCCTCAGTTTGAATCCATCGTGACAGTCAATCTTCCCCGATTGTGTACAGGAGAATACTCCCAAGTGTCATTCACTCTGGGGGATTTAGGTGGAATTCACGGCTGGTAACAAATACTCCCAACATTCCAGCTGTACTGAAAGGTCTTTTGCCTCAACCTGTCTGCCAGTCCGGCTCGATTTCACGAAGTGAGTAGTCCGGCTGAGGAGACGCGTCATGTCCAAAATGAACATCAAGCGAAGTTCACCATCGTTCCCCCATTCCGAAAAAACGCGATCCATGCATTTGCACGCAGGCATCGTCATGCTGCTCGCAGGGTTGATGGTGGGATTCGATGGAACATCGTCGGCAGAGGCCGGGATCTGGCCCTGGTCGCGGAAAAAGGAAGAAGTGCCGACCCACAAAGATCATCCCCAGGCTCCACCTCCTGACGCGGGAAGCTTGAATGCAGGTATCCGCAATCTCCTTCTGGATGCCCACGCGGCTCATCAGAAGGGTGATCTCGCGAAGGCCTTAAGGCTGGCTCAAAGAGCTGAAAAGCTCGCCAAAGCCTCTCAGCAAGTCGTAGGAAAGCCCAATGAACTGGAAGGAACTGCCTCCCGTTTTGTCGTGGAAATCACTCGCCAACTGGAAGAAAAAAACAAGTCTCTGGCTGTGCCGGAAGCTTCGAAGTCACCTCAGTTAGCAGCGACTCCCAAAACTTCTCCAGATGCAGGGAAAACAAACTCAGAGAAAGCCACAACTGAACCTGCACCAGTTGCCGCGTCCGTTAAAACCAATGAGTTGCCTCGCGAAACTCAAGTCGCCTCAACGAATAAAAGCGGGAACTCTGCTGTCAAAGCTCCTGCTGAGCCAACTCATCAGATCGATGCCGATCAGGGATTGCGAACAGGAAATCTGTTGTTGCAATCGACCGCTCCTGTGATGGAGTCAATCGCCAGTTCTTCCGCAAGTTCGCAGACAATTGTCACTCGGTCTCAGCCAGAGAATTTCCCGGCGAAGGCAGAACAACATGCCACTGATCTCCCTGATTGGGCACAGGATGTTCAACCTGCCCAAGGCAAAGGCGAGCGACTTGCCGAGACTTCCATGGCCGCTGAAGAGAAAACAGCACCTCTAGCAGAAAATGTGAAGTCTCTGAATCAGAACTCTGCGGTTGCTCACAAAGATTCCTCAGAGGACGTGCCATCGGCCAGCACATCTCGCTCTATGGATTTCCAGAGCGAACAGCCGGAGCAAGTGGCTGCCAAATTGGAGAAAGTCAGCTCGAAGCCAGTTCAAAAGGATTTATCGACGGCCCACGATCTTCCCGCATGGGCCCTGGCTGCAGAGCCTGTAGAAGAGCAGGAGGCTCGTGTTTCCGTCGATTTTGGAACATCAATGGTTGATCAGGAAACTCCTGCTGATCCCAGCTCAAAAAACATCTCTCGCTCTGTTCCGGTACCGCCTCAGGTTCAAGCCGAAGTGGTGAGCTTGCGAGAAGTGATCGGCGAAGCACAATTGCCCGGCTGGCGTGAGATCACGCCGATGGACATTCACCAGCCGGCTCGAATGGATCCTTTATTGCGTATGCAGGTCGAAATGGCTGCAGCTGCCACTCGAGATTTACGACAAAGAATTTTGGATGCTCCCCGCTTAATCAGCAGTGAAGCCAGGCAACTTGATCACGTTGCTGATGGCACGATTACACTCACATCGAATTCGCGTCAGGTCACTCCGACGGCAATTTCTTCAAGCCATGAGGTCTCGGGAAGTTCAACTGCGGGTGATCAGTATGCCGCCTTGCGTCCAGAGGGAGATTGGGCATCTCGATCTCCACTGAGTATTGTCGCTGTTGCGGCCAGCACGACAGACTCGACGAGTCGCACCGCAGTAAACGCACAGCCTTTGATCGAGCCTGGATTGACTTCATCGACAGCGAATCGGGCCTGGGCATCGCAGGTTGTGGTGCAAACTCACGAACAGTCAAGCAGGGAAAAGCCAGGTTTTGTGGCTGAGTCAACCACTCAAGCAGAATCGAGCCAGGCTCGACTGGTGGATACAGCCATTCATTGGATGAGAAGCCACCCCGTGAGACACCGCTGGATGATGGCAGCGGTCGCTTTGAGCGTTTTCTCACTCTTGTGGTGGTACGGCGGACGCCAGTTGCCGGGCTCTCGCTCGGTTTGAGATCTGCTCTTGTGCCCGTGCTGTCGCCTGAGCGGCTCGATACGCTTCCTGCAATAATTGACTGAAACGTTCAGCGAAAGGGACGGCGTGCAATCGAAGAGGTTCTGCAGTCGCTCGTGACCGGATGATGATATCGCTGGATCGATAGAACGATTGAAAGCTCGCTGGATCGACCTGGATTTCAGTCACTTCATTCCAGGGAATCTGTGTCACGATATGCCGCGTGAGTATGGATTCAATGGCCACACCCGAGGATGTGGCCACGTAGCGAACTCCCTGCAATTTGAGCCATGAATACGCGACAATGGCGATGGGCCAGGTCGGCGGTATCCACACCAGATACGACAGCCGGATTCTGGGCGTGATATGAGGCAGGCTCTCGTACAACCTTCCCAGGTATTTCCCCATCGTTGTGCAGGCGATGGAAGGATAGACCGCCTCCAGTCGCTCTTCGTCATCTGTGGAAAACTTGGAAGTTGGGGAGTTCATCAGACACTTGAGTTACAGAAGGTAAAGTGCACAGATCTCGTCGCGAAACTGATTACGACATTGAGTCTCCCGAAATCGTGCACGTCGAGCAAGCCCGCCGGGGGCAAACGGGATCATTGTTTCGATTGCGTTCGTCTCGCAGATACTGTCAGTGGCGGCCACGAGGAGGCTCGGCAATGACCAGTTTCTGGACACAGATCTGGCCCAGACGGGCCACCAAAGTCTTGGCCGTCAGAGTTGAATGAATTGTCTCGGGTTGTCCAGCATCTTGGGGCTGAATTGAATCCAAAGGATGCACCATGGAGACCAGTTGAAACGTTCCCAACTCGGGAGGTTCGGGGCGATCCAGCAGTGCCAATGTCTCCGTCAACCGCCGCGAAATGCTTGCCAGAAAACTGTGAAGTTCTGCCTCTTTAAGGTCATGGCGCAGCAGTGATGTCTCATGCTGATTTCTATGACGTTTCAAGCGAGACAATGTCCCGCCCTGAGCGCGATACAGACAGGGATCAACATACGCACGGCGAAGCTGATTCATTTGATTGAACTGCACCATCCACGATTGATCCCAATAAATCGAGAGCCAATCGTTCGCCCGCGTTCCAATGAGAATTTCGTCAACGCTCTGAAGTCGAGCGGGTGCGGGATCATCCGGATCATCACTCCGCTGGCCATTCGCCGGGTAATCCGGGCGAATGCGCCTCCAGAGCGCGCGTGATGTCAGAGCAATCGCTTCAGAGAAAAGATCGTCGTGATCTGCTTCCTGCCGGGCCATAAATTGCTGACTCGTCACCAGTGAGACAATCTGTCGCACGAAATCCTTGCGAGAAAGTTCTTTACGAACGAACTGTAGCCGTTGTTCCAGGGGGCAAACACAGTCGTTTGATTCCAGATACGACGCAGATCCTCAGCGGAAAATCTATCGCCGCTCGACAGATGAAGGTTCTTTATCGGCCACTTGCCTGGCCTTCCATTTCTCGAAGCGATTCCACCCCTTATCGAGAAACGCGGCAAACTCACCTTCTTTACGTTCAAGCCCCTTATAGACTGCCAGAATTGTTTTTCCATCCGGCGAAACCACCGCATACGATGGCAGCGAAACATCGCCGAACCACTTCACCTGCAAATCGATATTCCGATCGCGCAGGCTCTCGGCGTAATCGGCATCGGTGATGTGTGGTACGCGATCAGCAAACAATTGTGTTGCCAGAAATCGCTCCAGCCGGGAATGATTATCCGGGAGCTTCATCTTCTGCTCCATCAGTCGGCAATTCACACAATTGACACCCGTGAAGTCAAAGAACAGCGGCTGCTGTTTCGATTTCGCCAGTGTGAGCGCGCGATTCACATCCAGTGCAAACGGGATTCCATCATGCACCATCACCGGGCCGAGTTCCTCCGTCTCTTTGAAGCCTTGCTTCAATTGAGGCGGTGCAAAGGCCAGGATCTGCGGCATCAAGGCACCCCCCGATTTTTCCGGTGTCAGTACGCCCACCATCAGAAAGAGCGAAAGCCCCAGAAATGTTGTCCCGGCCAAGGCCTGCAAAGGAGAAATTCGATCCTGTGGCTGATCATGCGACAGATGGAAAATCCCCAGCAGATACAAGCCCGCAGTGATGGCCAGCACACTCCAGGCCACCATCACAAAGGCAAAATCAAACAGCATGGGCTGTGGATTCAGCGATAGATCAGCGACGCTGAAGAACTTGATCGCCGCCCCGATTTCCACAAACCCCAGCACAACCTTCAACGTGAAGAGCCAGCCGCCACTTTTGGGAAGCTTGCGCAGCATGCTCGGAAAGAGTGCCAGCAGGAAGAACGGCATCGCAAAGGCTGTCGAAAAAGCCATCATCCCCAAAATGGGCCAGAACACATTCCCTTGAGACGCCGCCACGAGAATCGTTCCTGCCACGGGGAAGGTGCAGGTGAACGATGTCAGCGTGAAGGTCAACGCCATGAAGATCACACCCAGATACCCACCCGCCGCTTCCTGATTGGCCGTGTAAGTCAGCAACCACGATGGCGGCTGAATTTCAAATAACCCCAGCATGCTCAGACCAAAAGCGACAAAGATGGCCCCGATCGCAAAATTCATCCATGGGTTATTGGCCAGTTGTGTCAGAAATGTGGCACCAAAGATCAGTGAAAGGCCAACGCCAAGTAACGTAAAGGTGCCAACAATGGCAAGGCAATAGACCACGGCTAACCCAACCGATTTCCCATGCCCTTGTTTGAGGAAAAATCCGACGGTGATCGGCACCATCGGGAACGCACAAGGTGTCAGTAAGGCCAGCCATCCTGCCAGAAATGCTGTCAAGAGGTAGCCGAATGTCCCAGCCGCAGCAGATGATTCTTCCTGAGTATCGCCATCAT from Planctopirus ephydatiae encodes:
- the bioD gene encoding dethiobiotin synthase, producing MTSLSKVRGLFVTGTDTDVGKTYVSCRIIEALLSSGHNVGAYKPACSGAMVSSQGSSSLPEWHDVHELWSATGQRFPKSQVCPQCYLEPLAPPLAAAREGRTVSAEQLRSGVDWWLDRVDLLLVEGAGGIFAPISEQDVVLDLAVDLGFPMLIVARPGLGTINHTLLTIAAIRQRDLPITGVVMTSALPFEQQSVMENIKEITDRSGVPVLAVIEPDQPWPATIDPAAYFSRSPNPTHQELQVGK
- a CDS encoding leucine-rich repeat domain-containing protein — its product is MVEITSNSRTLTTARFAWLALTLQLLVILQPGCGSSTTTADHETMPDPPAEDVAMAPLAPEQPEDPLQKFQRELKARNPFLRLENMRAEEENGRIVRAEFENADLVDLSPLASTKLEALGIRNSLIQDLSPLKELPLKALYLEECQVKDLSPLANSSISTLWVTYAPLADIKPLEGLPLKELNLLGTQVKDITPLAKSPLEMLWLNETQVSEIAPLAELPLVSLTLHKTPVKDLSPLAKSTSLRRLHIGETAVEDLTPLAGLKLDRLIFTPEKIQSGLEVIRQMPSLKELDTQFGQTPLRTPAQFWAEANRP
- a CDS encoding protein-disulfide reductase DsbD family protein, translated to MPYAATFQPAQTDHCDSMHPTYSNHSDIDCRDFHRTSVVKGRHDISHWLWQSLWQLSAVVLAVLVFPIAAQAQFDDLFGDSAGDSLLGGTAAKPEVSAQLILLSEQASGLQAQLSVTVVLPEGHYIYDVQGKFEGRTQIRTKLPEGVTAAGAFVSAKPPQKVFEPLFGVDLFKLHDSATWTQVLNIAPTVDLKNLVISGGLEGQYCSAGEGGQCLPIIPAIKFSAKLEGNIPERMPAKSSTTASIERPAAGNVLTFQVTERLKRGVKPQPIEFTAQLTPENAKPGEKVELVLTARIDPKYHTFSMTQPDGFGGSATVVDFEQLNGLSEAGPFVADHPHEIEPGAGGPLEVYHDRVTWTKPFVVNAGQTPGAYGLKAIVHSQACTQGSCVPMPKFKLALGMQEPSRDGVEALPQERGSPAGTAPTKAPVPPVESTGESTTGTTENSVSQAGALSGVTFWEDDGDTQEESSAAAGTFGYLLTAFLAGWLALLTPCAFPMVPITVGFFLKQGHGKSVGLAVVYCLAIVGTFTLLGVGLSLIFGATFLTQLANNPWMNFAIGAIFVAFGLSMLGLFEIQPPSWLLTYTANQEAAGGYLGVIFMALTFTLTSFTCTFPVAGTILVAASQGNVFWPILGMMAFSTAFAMPFFLLALFPSMLRKLPKSGGWLFTLKVVLGFVEIGAAIKFFSVADLSLNPQPMLFDFAFVMVAWSVLAITAGLYLLGIFHLSHDQPQDRISPLQALAGTTFLGLSLFLMVGVLTPEKSGGALMPQILAFAPPQLKQGFKETEELGPVMVHDGIPFALDVNRALTLAKSKQQPLFFDFTGVNCVNCRLMEQKMKLPDNHSRLERFLATQLFADRVPHITDADYAESLRDRNIDLQVKWFGDVSLPSYAVVSPDGKTILAVYKGLERKEGEFAAFLDKGWNRFEKWKARQVADKEPSSVERR